In Paenibacillus guangzhouensis, a single window of DNA contains:
- a CDS encoding GNAT family N-acetyltransferase — MWAEEIQRYALQDDYFIQRADPEEWGMYCTIYYNMAYNGFFREETYVTSSSPAYWIYQGEIRVGGVRMSPNQIYYLFFIPPFHDEALVMRGLKRLLLSWSDRREAIKTFEVLPDQVDLYARAGFWPDPFRCRWMQRPTEHFDVVWGDAYRIETLQREAQSDGSYRYVKEQEITDCHYASFIGGLDATRRGQLAKEDHIPSIDPNYTNDVLMHASTLVYDQETNELVANCRVGLQGDYAAVYSIGVLPAYRGRGLASMMLRRALSELKGSYSLLRLYVMQGNDAESVYLKLGFVPGPLEVQKMEIPPLTD, encoded by the coding sequence ATGTGGGCAGAAGAGATTCAAAGATATGCATTGCAAGATGACTATTTCATACAGCGTGCGGATCCTGAGGAATGGGGGATGTATTGCACGATATATTATAACATGGCGTACAATGGATTTTTTCGCGAGGAGACGTATGTGACGTCGAGTAGTCCTGCTTATTGGATCTACCAAGGGGAAATTAGGGTAGGCGGGGTGCGAATGAGTCCGAACCAGATCTATTATTTGTTCTTCATCCCTCCGTTCCATGACGAGGCGTTGGTGATGCGAGGGTTGAAGCGGTTGCTGCTGTCATGGTCCGATCGACGGGAAGCGATCAAAACGTTCGAAGTGCTGCCGGATCAAGTCGATTTGTATGCCCGTGCGGGATTCTGGCCGGACCCTTTCCGGTGCCGGTGGATGCAGCGGCCAACGGAGCACTTTGATGTGGTGTGGGGAGATGCATATCGGATTGAGACGCTGCAGCGGGAAGCACAAAGTGACGGATCCTACCGCTATGTGAAGGAACAAGAGATTACGGACTGCCATTATGCTAGCTTCATTGGCGGACTGGATGCGACGCGGAGAGGTCAATTGGCGAAGGAAGATCATATCCCGTCGATCGATCCGAATTATACGAATGATGTGTTGATGCATGCGTCGACGCTTGTCTATGATCAAGAGACGAATGAACTGGTTGCGAATTGCCGCGTCGGATTACAGGGTGATTACGCTGCGGTCTATTCCATCGGCGTCCTGCCTGCGTATCGAGGACGCGGGCTGGCCAGCATGATGCTCCGTCGGGCGTTGTCGGAACTGAAGGGATCATACTCGCTGCTCCGGTTGTATGTGATGCAGGGAAATGACGCAGAGTCGGTGTATTTGAAGTTAGGGTTCGTACCGGGCCCACTAGAAGTGCAGAAAATGGAAATCCCACCGTTAACGGATTAG
- a CDS encoding SDR family oxidoreductase: MNTVKKVVITGVTQGLGRAMVDRFDELGWTVFGCGRSQARIEELRDLVAHHHFEVVDVGDAQAVARWAEYVLERFGAPDLLINNASIVNRNAPIWSVSDEEFANVMRINVNGTVNVIKSFVPAMIKAERGMIINMSSGWGREGEGELAPYCASKFAIEGLTQSMAQELPKTVAVVALDPGGGIQTSMLETCGPQYMAHSPTPEAWSRVAVPYMLQLTTMDNGRSLTCPSVG; this comes from the coding sequence ATGAATACGGTTAAAAAAGTTGTGATTACAGGTGTGACGCAAGGGTTAGGTCGTGCAATGGTCGATCGGTTCGATGAGCTGGGGTGGACCGTCTTCGGCTGTGGCCGTTCGCAGGCAAGGATAGAGGAACTGCGCGACTTGGTTGCGCATCATCATTTTGAGGTGGTGGATGTAGGCGATGCGCAAGCGGTCGCGAGATGGGCGGAATACGTGCTTGAAAGGTTCGGGGCACCCGATTTGCTCATTAATAATGCGTCTATCGTGAACCGAAATGCACCCATCTGGTCGGTATCGGATGAGGAATTCGCGAATGTGATGCGGATTAACGTGAATGGGACCGTGAATGTGATCAAGTCCTTCGTGCCTGCGATGATCAAAGCGGAGCGGGGGATGATCATCAATATGAGCTCCGGATGGGGCAGGGAAGGCGAAGGCGAGCTTGCGCCGTACTGCGCATCGAAGTTCGCTATTGAAGGACTTACGCAGTCGATGGCACAGGAGCTGCCAAAGACGGTTGCAGTGGTCGCCTTAGATCCGGGCGGTGGTATCCAGACGTCCATGCTCGAGACTTGCGGCCCGCAGTATATGGCTCATTCGCCTACGCCGGAAGCATGGTCCCGTGTGGCTGTGCCATATATGCTGCAGCTAACGACGATGGATAACGGCCGATCGTTGACATGTCCAAGCGTGGGATGA
- a CDS encoding UTP--glucose-1-phosphate uridylyltransferase translates to MGSEREAIERVVAEAEHLLHAYKQDDLAHHMSELSEAERRKLAAQVLRVDFEALAQVYRSRSACSIAQDERIAPIPFLDVNMLSPDTYDQYEQRGLDLLREGKVGVIVVAGGQGSRLGHAGPKGTLDIGLSSHKSLFQLQAERLLKLSLRVGRVVPWYIMTSPENHDDTINFYASHRFFGYPEEDCFFLEQNTMPAMDHEGKLLLASPSELYLAPSGNGECFASLKRSGALEDMLRRGVTWLFYYNVDNALIQMADLVFIGMADLHSYPIASKVVSKELPEEEVGLVCMRNERPAIVEYTEFPESLLQERNVQGELTYALANVSIHMFRYDFIAQHADTSIPFHVASKAIPYLKTDGVMIASDVPNAYKLERLIFDFFPLAEGMTVLRVDREKEFAPVKNKEGEDSPRTAKQLVLRMYPEED, encoded by the coding sequence ATGGGAAGTGAGCGTGAAGCGATTGAGCGTGTAGTGGCAGAAGCGGAGCATCTACTGCATGCATATAAGCAAGATGATCTTGCACATCACATGAGCGAATTGTCTGAGGCAGAGCGGCGGAAGCTCGCGGCGCAAGTGCTGCGTGTCGATTTCGAGGCGCTTGCGCAAGTTTATCGCAGTCGTTCGGCATGCAGTATAGCTCAAGACGAGCGTATTGCACCGATCCCTTTTTTGGACGTGAACATGTTGTCTCCAGATACCTATGATCAATATGAACAACGCGGATTAGACTTGCTGCGGGAGGGTAAGGTTGGCGTCATCGTGGTTGCAGGTGGTCAAGGAAGCAGATTAGGGCATGCAGGTCCTAAGGGTACGCTCGATATTGGTTTGTCGTCGCATAAATCGCTGTTCCAGCTTCAAGCAGAACGGCTGCTGAAGCTATCGCTGCGGGTTGGCCGTGTTGTCCCATGGTATATCATGACGAGCCCGGAGAATCATGATGACACCATTAATTTCTATGCGTCGCATCGTTTTTTCGGCTATCCGGAGGAAGATTGCTTCTTCTTAGAGCAGAATACGATGCCTGCGATGGACCATGAAGGCAAGCTATTGCTCGCTTCGCCCTCAGAACTTTATTTGGCCCCGAGCGGGAATGGGGAATGCTTTGCATCGCTCAAACGTTCTGGCGCATTGGAGGATATGCTGCGTCGAGGAGTGACGTGGTTGTTCTATTACAATGTAGATAATGCGCTCATACAAATGGCAGATCTCGTCTTTATCGGCATGGCCGACCTTCATTCGTATCCTATCGCATCCAAGGTGGTAAGCAAAGAACTTCCCGAAGAGGAAGTCGGGTTGGTGTGCATGCGGAATGAGCGTCCCGCTATCGTAGAATATACGGAGTTTCCTGAATCGTTGTTGCAAGAGCGTAATGTGCAAGGGGAATTGACTTATGCCTTAGCGAATGTCTCGATTCATATGTTTCGTTACGATTTTATTGCACAGCATGCAGATACGTCGATACCGTTCCACGTGGCGTCCAAGGCCATTCCATATCTGAAAACTGATGGAGTCATGATCGCGAGTGACGTGCCGAATGCGTATAAGCTGGAGCGGTTAATATTTGATTTTTTCCCATTAGCAGAGGGGATGACCGTGCTTCGTGTGGATCGGGAGAAGGAGTTCGCACCGGTCAAAAATAAAGAGGGCGAAGATAGCCCTCGAACAGCAAAGCAACTCGTACTGCGGATGTACCCGGAAGAAGATTGA
- a CDS encoding GNAT family N-acetyltransferase: MELQIIQESNLQDKAYVRDKMAEFNRMHFPDDLKGRYQEVNLFLKDDEGQTYGGIIGEICWNWMEIQYLFVEAAYRGVGYGKRLLMEAEKLSREKGCDFMKLDTLSFQALDFYKKLGFEVYGVIENAGRHTHYYLKKDLVALGEKS; encoded by the coding sequence ATGGAACTACAGATTATACAAGAGTCAAATCTACAAGATAAAGCTTATGTGCGAGATAAGATGGCCGAATTTAACAGGATGCATTTTCCGGATGATTTGAAAGGGAGATACCAAGAAGTGAACCTCTTCTTGAAGGATGACGAGGGGCAAACTTATGGCGGGATTATCGGCGAGATTTGCTGGAATTGGATGGAGATCCAGTATCTTTTTGTCGAAGCTGCTTATCGGGGAGTGGGGTATGGGAAGAGATTGCTCATGGAAGCAGAGAAGCTGTCGCGCGAGAAAGGTTGCGACTTCATGAAGCTGGATACGTTAAGCTTTCAGGCGTTGGATTTTTACAAAAAGCTCGGCTTTGAAGTCTATGGCGTGATCGAGAATGCAGGACGGCATACTCATTATTATCTGAAGAAAGACTTGGTCGCACTCGGCGAGAAGTCCTAA
- a CDS encoding GNAT family N-acetyltransferase: protein MFIMEGWLSIRSMRDHVGDYNLLYKWLNDAQVLRYIEGPSTQFTMDQIVAKYGPRTRGKHVVTPCIVEWNYEAIGYLQYYPLQEDEIELYGAKPGQIHYGVDLFIGESDYWDRGIGTAALKSVVRYLLTEQGAADVYIDPQTWNVRAIRSYEKCGFRKVKVLHAHELFDGEYRDNQIMRITQGEMQMQVYLDQLVARFRDALQDNLVGIYLHGSLAMGCFHSSRSDVDCLIVVRKKLTGDNNKQIAELALAIHEELPNARGLEFSIVLEDHMTSFIYPTPVEFHYSDYHRELYRADANYLCGGYEDKDLAAQLMVAYHRGVSIVWQAFA from the coding sequence ATGTTCATCATGGAGGGGTGGCTCTCGATCCGGAGCATGCGTGATCATGTTGGAGATTATAATTTATTATACAAATGGTTGAATGATGCGCAGGTGCTGCGGTACATAGAAGGGCCTAGCACGCAGTTTACGATGGATCAAATTGTGGCGAAATACGGACCGCGGACGCGAGGCAAACACGTTGTTACTCCTTGCATCGTGGAATGGAATTATGAGGCGATTGGCTATTTGCAATACTATCCGTTGCAAGAGGATGAAATCGAACTATACGGAGCAAAGCCTGGCCAGATTCACTATGGCGTTGATCTATTTATCGGCGAGAGTGATTACTGGGATCGAGGGATTGGGACGGCGGCGTTAAAGTCGGTTGTTCGGTACTTGCTAACGGAGCAGGGGGCGGCTGACGTATATATCGATCCGCAGACGTGGAATGTAAGGGCCATTCGGAGTTATGAGAAATGCGGCTTCCGCAAGGTCAAAGTGCTCCATGCCCATGAGTTGTTCGATGGGGAGTACCGCGATAACCAGATCATGCGTATAACACAGGGCGAAATGCAGATGCAAGTCTATTTGGATCAGCTCGTCGCACGGTTCCGTGATGCATTGCAGGACAATCTGGTGGGGATCTATTTGCATGGATCGCTGGCGATGGGCTGCTTCCACTCGTCTCGTAGTGACGTCGATTGCCTTATTGTGGTGAGAAAGAAATTGACAGGGGACAATAACAAGCAAATCGCTGAGCTCGCATTGGCGATACACGAAGAGCTGCCCAATGCCCGCGGGTTGGAGTTCAGTATCGTGTTGGAAGATCACATGACCTCCTTCATTTATCCTACGCCGGTCGAATTTCACTATTCAGATTATCACCGCGAGCTTTATCGGGCGGATGCGAACTATCTGTGCGGGGGTTACGAAGATAAGGACTTAGCCGCGCAGCTGATGGTCGCTTACCATCGAGGCGTTAGTATTGTATGGCAGGCCTTTGCATGA